A part of Haladaptatus sp. R4 genomic DNA contains:
- a CDS encoding Cdc6/Cdc18 family protein has product MSDFDFTPNEFPFKNRNVLMEDYTPNTLVGRDDELTEYHSVLQPAINGEQPNNIFLYGKTGVGKTAATRFLLDRLEQNSVEYNVDIKTAVVNCDGFDTSYRVAVHLVNKFCPPEEQISDTGYSRSQVYDALWNVLDSCGGIFILVLDEVDHLQDESILYQLSRARENRNIESARISVIGISNDLTFRDHLSPKTRSSLCERSISFSTYDANELQEVLRQRETAAFTDGALEDDVIPLCAAYGAQESGDARKALDLLLQAGDLARKEDAEIVTEDHVRRGRDELEEEEVAVGIVSLNQHEQLVLYALTTFEANEETPIRTRSLYERYTTLAEMAAMSPNSSRWMRAQCDTLEMLGLTESNHRNEGLAGGSYREHVLAQDLDLVVQALDGTIMQTGIHDSIEKHI; this is encoded by the coding sequence ATGTCGGATTTCGATTTCACACCAAACGAGTTTCCCTTTAAGAACAGGAATGTATTAATGGAGGACTACACTCCGAATACACTCGTTGGAAGAGATGACGAACTCACAGAGTATCATTCCGTGTTACAGCCTGCAATCAATGGCGAACAGCCTAATAACATTTTTCTCTATGGAAAAACTGGTGTCGGAAAAACTGCTGCGACACGATTTTTGCTTGATCGGCTGGAGCAAAACTCCGTTGAATACAATGTCGATATTAAAACGGCGGTCGTCAATTGTGATGGATTCGACACTAGCTACCGTGTTGCCGTCCATCTCGTCAACAAATTCTGCCCGCCCGAAGAGCAGATTAGCGATACTGGTTATTCGCGTTCGCAAGTTTATGATGCGCTATGGAATGTTCTCGATTCCTGTGGTGGAATTTTTATCCTTGTTCTCGACGAGGTTGATCACCTTCAGGATGAATCGATTCTCTACCAACTCTCTCGTGCTCGTGAAAATCGAAACATCGAAAGCGCTCGTATCTCCGTCATCGGGATAAGTAACGATCTCACTTTCCGGGACCACCTCTCTCCCAAGACTCGTTCGTCCTTGTGCGAACGTTCTATTTCGTTTTCTACATACGATGCGAACGAACTCCAAGAAGTTCTCCGACAGCGTGAGACGGCCGCCTTTACAGATGGTGCGCTTGAAGATGACGTTATTCCTCTTTGCGCAGCCTATGGCGCACAAGAGTCCGGCGATGCGCGTAAAGCCCTTGACTTACTTCTTCAAGCAGGTGATCTCGCCCGGAAAGAAGATGCCGAGATCGTAACGGAAGATCATGTCCGGCGTGGACGCGACGAACTTGAGGAGGAGGAAGTCGCTGTGGGAATTGTCTCGTTAAACCAGCACGAGCAACTGGTTCTGTATGCTCTTACGACATTCGAAGCAAATGAGGAGACGCCGATACGTACGCGATCACTGTACGAGCGATATACCACACTCGCTGAAATGGCGGCGATGAGTCCCAATTCGTCACGATGGATGCGAGCTCAGTGCGATACCCTCGAAATGCTCGGGCTCACGGAAAGCAATCACAGGAACGAAGGACTGGCCGGTGGAAGTTACCGAGAGCACGTTCTGGCGCAGGATTTAGATTTGGTTGTTCAGGCGCTCGACGGAACGATTATGCAGACCGGTATTCATGATAGTATTGAAAAGCATATCTGA
- a CDS encoding PH domain-containing protein, with translation MTKDLDVSWLHLTPDEEVLWAGHRSFYQTIPSILAGIVLVLIGVGIIGSGYFGWAKWLGVLPIVAGIAVAVPSFLRWRSEWFVLTTEEIYHKRGVFAQDVSQIRLDRVQDIAFSQSLPERIFDYGTVRIHTAGTSTNNLVFENVSNPQSIKGLLTEQLDKISPRQ, from the coding sequence ATGACGAAAGATTTGGACGTGTCGTGGCTTCACCTCACACCCGACGAGGAGGTTCTCTGGGCAGGTCACCGGAGTTTCTATCAGACGATTCCGTCGATCCTCGCCGGTATCGTCCTCGTTTTGATCGGTGTCGGTATCATCGGAAGCGGCTACTTCGGTTGGGCGAAGTGGCTCGGCGTTCTTCCGATTGTGGCCGGAATCGCGGTCGCCGTCCCGTCGTTTCTCCGTTGGCGAAGCGAATGGTTCGTCCTCACGACCGAGGAGATATATCACAAGCGTGGCGTCTTCGCACAGGACGTATCACAAATTCGACTGGATCGTGTGCAGGATATTGCCTTCTCACAATCACTTCCGGAACGCATCTTCGATTACGGGACGGTGAGGATACACACCGCTGGCACGTCGACGAACAACCTCGTTTTTGAGAACGTTTCCAACCCACAATCTATCAAAGGACTGTTGACTGAACAGTTGGATAAAATCTCTCCGCGGCAGTGA